One Gordonia sp. SID5947 genomic region harbors:
- a CDS encoding FAD/NAD(P)-binding oxidoreductase has translation MSGSTAGVVVVGAGLGGIRVAESLRANGYAGTITLIGAEPHPPYDRPPLSKSVLLGKDDRVDLKPAEFFGDSSIDLRVGERVSAIAPDDHTVTVERIDDPAHSETVAYETLVLATGLRPRSLPGCDDVPGVHVLRSIDDALTLRGELDGATRAVVVGAGFIGCEVAASLHLRGLTVTLVEPAPTPLVAALGPEIGTLVARLHTANGVDVRTGIGVDEVLSDGFRVRGVRLSDGTEVDADVVVVGIGSSPVVDYLDGSGIEVAPREVGGGIACDEHGATSAPDVYALGDVANWRTEDGGTRRVEHWTHTVEQASVVAHRIAKTDAMIPATPAYFWSDQFDLKIQVLGRPESTDEVHLVDDDGRKFLAYYSRDGILTGVVGAGKVGAVMKTRPKLLTRTPIADVIG, from the coding sequence ATGAGTGGGTCAACCGCGGGTGTGGTCGTGGTGGGAGCGGGTTTGGGTGGTATCCGCGTCGCCGAGAGCCTGCGCGCCAACGGCTATGCCGGAACGATCACATTGATCGGGGCCGAGCCCCATCCACCGTATGATCGCCCGCCGTTGTCGAAGTCGGTGTTGCTCGGCAAGGACGACCGCGTCGACCTGAAGCCCGCCGAGTTCTTCGGCGATTCGTCGATCGACCTGCGGGTCGGGGAGCGGGTCAGTGCGATCGCCCCGGACGATCACACCGTCACCGTCGAGCGCATCGACGATCCCGCGCACAGCGAGACCGTTGCGTACGAGACCTTGGTCCTCGCCACCGGACTGCGCCCCCGGTCACTGCCTGGTTGCGACGACGTGCCCGGTGTCCACGTGCTGCGGAGCATCGACGACGCCCTCACCCTGCGCGGCGAACTCGACGGTGCGACGCGTGCGGTCGTGGTGGGCGCCGGTTTCATCGGTTGCGAGGTCGCTGCGAGTCTTCACCTGCGCGGTTTGACGGTGACACTGGTCGAACCGGCACCGACACCGCTCGTCGCCGCGCTGGGGCCTGAGATCGGCACCTTGGTCGCGCGTCTGCACACCGCCAACGGCGTCGACGTCCGCACCGGTATCGGGGTGGACGAGGTGCTGTCCGACGGTTTCCGGGTCCGCGGGGTGCGTCTGTCCGACGGCACCGAGGTCGACGCCGACGTGGTGGTGGTCGGGATCGGCTCGTCCCCGGTCGTCGACTATCTCGACGGTTCGGGAATCGAGGTCGCCCCCCGCGAGGTCGGTGGCGGTATCGCCTGTGACGAACACGGCGCGACGTCGGCGCCCGACGTCTACGCCCTCGGTGATGTGGCCAACTGGCGGACCGAGGACGGCGGTACCAGGCGGGTCGAGCACTGGACGCACACCGTCGAACAGGCGAGTGTCGTCGCGCACCGGATCGCCAAGACGGACGCGATGATCCCCGCGACACCGGCCTATTTCTGGAGCGATCAGTTCGATCTCAAGATCCAGGTTCTGGGCCGTCCGGAATCGACCGACGAGGTCCACCTGGTGGACGACGACGGACGGAAGTTCTTGGCCTACTACAGTCGCGACGGCATCCTCACCGGCGTGGTCGGGGCGGGCAAGGTCGGCGCGGTCATGAAGACACGGCCGAAACTCCTCACGCGCACCCCGATCGCCGACGTCATCGGCTGA
- a CDS encoding cytochrome P450, whose product MLDVPCAERNGILEMMAMRRDPFAFGDERLARFGQVSGLNALGIQMVIAAGPRAADEILMNRERAFANGPAWNYLIGPFFNRGIMLMDLDEHRHHRHILQQAFTPSALKGYMQEMQPMIADRIARFPTGDVKLFDEFKELTLDVALEVFLGVELPKRDADKLNKAFIDTVRAGSAYVRRPVPGGRWWRGLRSRKVLEEFFYSNIPAKRARETPDLFSVLCHAESDDGDSFTDEDVVNHMIFVLMAAHDTSTITMTQMAYRMAKAPEWQEKAREQSMELNPQLGYDDLGKLSVIDLVMKESLRLCPPVPVQPRMAVKDTSVQGYYVPTGSFVSVPNLTNHRDPEFFTNPDMFDPERFSADRAEDKGHRMAWMPFGGGVHKCIGLYFGQMEIKTILHNLVRDYEWSVPDSYTVPMDYSSLPVPKDKLPVNIRRR is encoded by the coding sequence ATGCTCGACGTGCCCTGCGCGGAGCGCAACGGGATTCTCGAGATGATGGCCATGCGCCGTGATCCGTTCGCGTTCGGCGACGAACGGCTGGCCCGGTTCGGGCAGGTGTCGGGCCTCAACGCACTCGGTATCCAGATGGTGATCGCAGCGGGGCCCCGAGCGGCCGACGAGATCCTGATGAACCGTGAGAGGGCCTTCGCGAACGGCCCCGCCTGGAACTACCTCATCGGTCCCTTCTTCAATCGCGGCATCATGCTGATGGATCTCGACGAGCACCGACACCATCGGCACATCCTCCAGCAGGCTTTCACGCCGTCGGCGCTCAAGGGTTACATGCAGGAGATGCAGCCGATGATCGCGGACCGGATCGCGCGGTTCCCCACCGGCGACGTGAAGTTGTTCGACGAGTTCAAGGAGCTGACGCTCGACGTCGCCCTCGAGGTCTTCCTCGGCGTCGAGTTGCCCAAGCGTGATGCGGACAAGCTCAACAAGGCATTCATCGACACCGTGCGTGCGGGATCCGCCTACGTGCGCCGGCCCGTTCCCGGCGGGCGGTGGTGGAGGGGTCTCCGGTCCCGGAAGGTGCTCGAGGAGTTCTTCTACTCGAACATCCCTGCCAAGCGGGCGCGAGAGACGCCCGACCTGTTCTCGGTGCTCTGTCACGCGGAGAGCGACGACGGCGACAGCTTCACCGACGAGGACGTGGTCAACCACATGATCTTCGTGCTGATGGCCGCCCATGACACCTCGACCATCACCATGACGCAGATGGCCTACCGCATGGCGAAGGCGCCCGAGTGGCAGGAGAAGGCGCGCGAGCAGTCGATGGAGCTGAATCCGCAACTCGGATATGACGATCTCGGCAAGCTCTCGGTCATCGACCTCGTGATGAAAGAATCCCTGCGGTTGTGTCCGCCGGTACCCGTGCAGCCCCGGATGGCCGTGAAGGACACCTCGGTTCAGGGGTACTACGTCCCCACGGGGAGTTTCGTATCGGTGCCCAATCTCACGAATCACCGTGACCCCGAGTTCTTCACCAACCCGGACATGTTCGATCCCGAGCGCTTCTCGGCGGACCGTGCCGAGGACAAGGGCCACCGGATGGCCTGGATGCCGTTCGGCGGCGGCGTGCACAAATGCATCGGCCTGTATTTTGGCCAGATGGAGATCAAGACGATCCTGCACAATCTGGTGCGCGACTATGAGTGGTCGGTACCGGACAGCTACACCGTCCCGATGGACTACAGCTCCCTTCCGGTGCCCAAAGACAAGCTCCCGGTGAACATCCGACGCCGATGA
- a CDS encoding SDR family oxidoreductase, with product MSLRDRLSRTPDHDQIRAALRGKVIAITGGARGIGFETATQLFHAGAVVALGDVDEEAVGKSAADLGVEGFVVDVTDRKSFDDFLTGVEDALGPIDVLINNAGIMPVGEFLAYDEALIRRTFDIDVIGVLTGTQLAARRMVARGRGQVVNIASVAGRLPTPGLTIYNGAKAAVIEFSEALDAELASTGVRVSTVLPTFTRTGLISGLRTNSLVRPVDPEDVAAEVVSIIARPRVRVTAPRSMAWVHANATIPQRMKRMSRRMTKLDSMFLDYDHDQRAAYSQRIGEGRR from the coding sequence ATGTCCCTGCGCGACCGTCTCAGCCGTACACCTGACCACGACCAGATCCGAGCCGCCCTGCGCGGCAAGGTCATCGCCATCACCGGCGGTGCCCGCGGCATCGGATTCGAAACGGCGACACAGCTGTTCCACGCGGGTGCGGTGGTCGCCCTCGGCGATGTGGACGAGGAGGCGGTGGGCAAGTCGGCCGCCGACCTCGGTGTCGAAGGATTCGTGGTCGATGTCACCGACCGCAAGTCGTTCGACGATTTCCTCACCGGTGTCGAGGACGCCCTCGGCCCGATCGACGTGCTGATCAACAACGCCGGGATCATGCCGGTCGGGGAGTTCCTGGCCTACGACGAGGCCCTCATCCGGCGCACCTTCGACATCGACGTCATCGGAGTGCTGACGGGCACCCAGCTCGCCGCCCGCCGGATGGTGGCACGAGGTCGCGGCCAGGTCGTCAACATCGCGTCGGTCGCGGGCCGTCTGCCGACTCCCGGACTGACCATCTACAACGGCGCGAAAGCCGCTGTCATCGAGTTCTCGGAAGCGCTCGACGCCGAGTTGGCGTCCACCGGGGTGCGCGTCAGCACCGTGCTGCCGACCTTCACCAGAACCGGTCTGATCTCGGGCCTGCGGACCAACTCGCTCGTCCGGCCGGTCGATCCGGAGGACGTGGCGGCCGAGGTCGTGTCGATCATCGCCCGGCCTCGGGTTCGCGTGACAGCGCCCCGGTCCATGGCCTGGGTCCACGCCAATGCGACGATCCCGCAGCGTATGAAGCGGATGTCGCGTCGAATGACCAAGCTGGACAGCATGTTCTTGGACTACGACCACGATCAGCGTGCGGCATATTCGCAGCGTATCGGCGAGGGCCGGCGGTAG
- a CDS encoding TetR/AcrR family transcriptional regulator, producing the protein MTTTRAPRKTRNTSSPEDQEQAILAAAGAEFAAVGVRRANMDEVAAQAGISRSTLYRRFPNKETLLLAVANDLYERGMHRLEQAVVGLGPSEALVEAFAEGAVMVSDDPLMRRLVLTDSEMKGITASVTALFIDMVTDRVAATLRDAGATMPADDLLKAVELHVRLVISYLEVPASDESRQEPDEVRALATKFLAPMIW; encoded by the coding sequence ATGACGACGACACGAGCGCCGCGGAAGACGCGCAACACATCGAGTCCAGAGGACCAGGAACAGGCGATTCTCGCAGCCGCGGGGGCGGAGTTCGCCGCCGTCGGGGTCCGGCGTGCGAACATGGACGAGGTCGCGGCGCAGGCAGGCATCAGCAGGAGCACGCTGTATCGCCGCTTTCCCAACAAGGAGACGTTGCTCCTCGCCGTCGCCAACGATCTGTACGAACGCGGCATGCACCGTCTCGAGCAGGCGGTGGTGGGACTCGGTCCTTCCGAGGCGCTCGTCGAGGCCTTCGCCGAGGGTGCGGTCATGGTGTCCGACGATCCGCTGATGCGTCGTCTGGTCCTGACCGACTCGGAGATGAAGGGCATCACCGCATCGGTGACGGCCCTGTTCATCGACATGGTGACCGATCGGGTGGCGGCCACGCTGCGCGACGCCGGCGCCACGATGCCTGCCGACGATCTGCTGAAGGCGGTGGAACTCCACGTTCGACTGGTGATCTCCTATCTCGAGGTTCCGGCGTCCGACGAGAGTCGCCAGGAACCCGACGAGGTGCGGGCGCTGGCCACCAAGTTCCTGGCGCCGATGATCTGGTGA